In the genome of Laspinema palackyanum D2c, one region contains:
- a CDS encoding tetratricopeptide repeat protein, with the protein MAHQGETYFYMGSYKDAVEAFTKAIKLNPNYAWAIAHRGRVLRYLGLNERAAKHFKRSIDLIPEYAWSHAYLSVIYALMDQYKKAWDCLMRAIELDPTLPIEALKSTQVSHLETTMLRSNVQVEELEFERE; encoded by the coding sequence TTGGCTCATCAGGGTGAGACTTACTTTTATATGGGTAGCTATAAAGACGCAGTTGAGGCGTTTACTAAAGCCATCAAATTAAATCCCAACTACGCTTGGGCGATCGCTCATCGGGGCAGGGTACTTCGCTATTTAGGACTCAATGAGAGGGCTGCAAAGCATTTTAAACGGTCCATTGATCTGATTCCTGAATACGCTTGGTCCCATGCCTACCTCAGCGTGATCTACGCTTTGATGGATCAGTACAAAAAGGCTTGGGACTGCTTAATGCGAGCGATCGAACTCGATCCAACCCTCCCGATTGAGGCCCTGAAGTCTACTCAGGTGTCCCACTTAGAGACCACCATGTTACGATCAAATGTACAAGTAGAGGAACTGGAATTTGAGAGAGAATAA
- a CDS encoding tetratricopeptide repeat protein codes for MTNDRRLAQQGETARQQGQYDEAIAYFTKAIALNSEYAWAIAHRGETYCLMKRYSEALVDFNRAVELNPTAWNYAHRGAVYRKLYRYDEALGDFNQAIALEPNYAWAIAYRCLIYELTYRYAEGLQEFDRAIALEPSLYPTWRSKRGLMFYYQGKYAEAIACCEEALEQDPHDYQALYCQAVAKAAWKGLIKAGNEIETAKIALRNRVNSPACGIVLYRLAALAALEGEKDLAFSHLEQAIPLEEEAIELVHHDPVWHDLGENSCFQALIGKTANRPTTVEILPLSTPSNPEEPEH; via the coding sequence ATGACAAATGACCGACGACTAGCACAGCAAGGGGAAACTGCTCGGCAACAGGGACAATATGATGAAGCGATCGCCTATTTTACCAAGGCGATCGCCCTGAATTCTGAGTATGCTTGGGCGATCGCCCACCGAGGGGAAACTTATTGTTTGATGAAACGATATTCCGAAGCCCTGGTAGATTTCAATCGGGCGGTGGAACTCAATCCGACGGCTTGGAATTATGCTCATCGCGGGGCAGTGTATCGAAAATTATATCGCTATGACGAGGCTTTAGGGGATTTCAATCAAGCGATCGCCCTTGAACCGAACTATGCCTGGGCGATCGCCTATCGCTGCTTGATCTATGAACTCACCTATCGCTATGCTGAAGGATTGCAGGAATTTGACCGGGCGATCGCCCTCGAACCCAGCCTCTATCCGACTTGGCGCAGCAAGCGGGGACTGATGTTTTATTATCAGGGAAAATATGCCGAGGCGATCGCCTGTTGTGAAGAAGCATTGGAACAGGATCCTCATGACTATCAAGCACTCTACTGTCAAGCGGTAGCCAAGGCTGCTTGGAAAGGACTCATCAAGGCAGGCAACGAGATTGAAACTGCGAAGATTGCTTTAAGAAATAGAGTAAATTCCCCTGCCTGTGGTATCGTTCTCTATAGATTGGCAGCTTTGGCTGCCCTCGAAGGAGAGAAGGACCTAGCCTTTAGCCATTTGGAACAGGCTATTCCACTTGAGGAGGAGGCGATCGAGCTAGTGCATCACGACCCGGTGTGGCATGACTTGGGGGAAAATTCTTGCTTTCAAGCCTTAATCGGAAAAACTGCCAACCGTCCAACAACGGTTGAAATTCTACCTTTATCGACGCCTTCTAACCCAGAGGAACCAGAACATTAA
- a CDS encoding SAM-dependent methyltransferase, translating into MQRGSLIIVGTEIQLGGHLTLAAQAWIKQADKLLFAVADPVTAKWLETLNPTAEALPYNTNCDRRRQTYGEMVDRMMEAVRSGGNICAVFYGHPGVFADPALMAIAQARREGYAAQMLPGISAEDCLFADLGIDPGKGGCQSFEATDFLIRQRKFDPNSHLILWQVALIGNRGFYQEGSEKRGLKVLAEVLQQDYPADHQVVIYEAAVYYPVCQPVINRIPLHSLPPAKVTTVSTLYVPPLGPAPVDQEMMVRLGMDK; encoded by the coding sequence TTGCAACGGGGTTCATTAATAATTGTAGGAACGGAGATTCAACTGGGAGGGCATCTCACATTAGCGGCTCAAGCCTGGATTAAACAGGCGGATAAACTGTTGTTTGCGGTCGCCGACCCCGTGACGGCGAAATGGTTAGAAACTCTGAATCCCACGGCTGAAGCATTGCCCTATAACACCAACTGCGATCGCCGCAGGCAAACTTACGGGGAAATGGTCGATCGCATGATGGAGGCGGTGCGCTCAGGGGGGAACATCTGTGCCGTATTTTACGGCCATCCGGGGGTATTTGCGGACCCGGCACTCATGGCGATCGCCCAGGCAAGGCGCGAAGGTTACGCTGCTCAAATGTTACCCGGAATTTCTGCGGAGGATTGTTTATTTGCCGATCTGGGCATCGACCCGGGAAAAGGTGGCTGCCAGAGTTTTGAAGCTACAGACTTTTTAATCCGGCAGCGCAAATTCGACCCCAATTCTCACTTGATTTTATGGCAAGTTGCGCTCATTGGCAATCGGGGATTTTATCAAGAGGGGTCTGAGAAACGGGGGTTAAAGGTATTAGCAGAAGTGTTACAACAGGATTATCCGGCGGATCATCAAGTGGTGATCTATGAGGCAGCGGTTTATTACCCAGTGTGTCAGCCGGTAATCAATCGCATTCCCTTGCATTCTCTGCCGCCAGCCAAGGTAACAACGGTTTCTACGTTGTATGTACCGCCCCTCGGTCCTGCACCTGTGGATCAAGAGATGATGGTACGCTTAGGAATGGACAAATGA
- a CDS encoding pentapeptide repeat-containing protein — protein sequence MAANNAHIKRLLETKQCQGGILNEANLGRFNLNKADLSGAKLLFANLNQTNLSHANLSGADLSFANLVDANLTHSDLSGLDGKGMNLFEAKLNHANLSGADLTFANCVNTNFTDANLSGVDFKGANLIGAILNHANLSGVQCAGANLGNAQLVEANLTNGDLSDTRLVDADLRDANLNGADLRNANLFNANLSGANLTGANLGGANLAHAKLDGAIGLYGSGMGMSGDRNSGMHQAGMAYIPFGHPGAYPGGGSGLALPRPGMQ from the coding sequence ATGGCTGCTAATAATGCCCACATCAAACGGTTACTCGAAACCAAGCAGTGTCAGGGAGGCATCCTCAATGAAGCAAACCTGGGTCGTTTTAATCTGAATAAAGCAGACTTAAGTGGTGCTAAATTACTGTTTGCCAATCTCAATCAAACCAATCTCAGTCATGCCAACTTGAGTGGGGCTGATTTGAGTTTTGCCAACTTAGTCGATGCCAACCTCACCCACTCGGATCTGAGTGGGTTGGATGGCAAGGGGATGAACCTGTTTGAGGCGAAGCTGAATCATGCCAACCTCAGTGGGGCCGATTTGACCTTTGCCAATTGCGTGAATACAAATTTCACTGATGCAAATCTCAGCGGTGTGGATTTCAAAGGCGCGAATCTGATTGGGGCTATCCTCAATCATGCCAATCTCAGTGGGGTGCAATGTGCGGGGGCGAATTTGGGGAATGCACAATTGGTGGAGGCAAATTTGACCAATGGGGATTTGAGTGATACCCGGTTGGTGGATGCGGATTTGCGAGATGCCAATCTCAATGGGGCGGATCTCAGAAATGCCAATTTGTTTAATGCCAATCTCAGTGGGGCGAATCTCACAGGGGCGAACCTGGGAGGCGCAAATTTGGCTCATGCCAAGCTGGATGGTGCGATCGGACTCTATGGCAGTGGCATGGGAATGTCTGGCGATCGCAACTCGGGGATGCATCAGGCGGGGATGGCGTATATTCCCTTTGGTCACCCCGGGGCTTATCCCGGAGGCGGTAGCGGTTTGGCCCTTCCCCGTCCGGGGATGCAGTAA
- a CDS encoding MBL fold metallo-hydrolase yields the protein METSLDSAFFINFWGVRGSVATPGKETVHYGGNTSCVEMRVAGKRLIFDGGTGLRLLGTSLMPQMPVEAHLFFSHSHWDHIQGFPFFVPAFIPGNLFHVYGAVAPNGATMKQRLSDQMLHPNFPIPLQGMRSELKFYDLHPGDVVTIDDITIETAHLNHPSEALGYRVTWGGHTAVYCTDTEHYPDRLDENVLSLARNADIFIYDATYTDEEYYHPVTPKIGWGHSTWKEGIKIAKAAGVKHLVIFHHDPSHDDEFLANVESQIQAEFPDAFLAREGMKLNLI from the coding sequence ATGGAAACCAGCCTGGACTCTGCGTTTTTTATCAACTTCTGGGGCGTGCGCGGCAGCGTTGCCACACCCGGAAAAGAAACCGTTCACTATGGTGGCAATACCTCCTGTGTGGAAATGCGCGTCGCTGGTAAACGCCTGATTTTCGATGGCGGGACCGGCTTGCGACTCCTCGGCACCAGTTTAATGCCCCAGATGCCCGTGGAGGCGCATCTGTTTTTTTCCCACTCCCACTGGGACCACATTCAAGGCTTCCCCTTCTTCGTCCCCGCGTTTATCCCCGGCAATCTCTTTCATGTTTACGGTGCCGTTGCTCCCAATGGTGCAACCATGAAACAGCGCCTCTCGGACCAAATGCTGCATCCCAACTTTCCCATTCCGCTTCAAGGCATGAGGTCTGAGTTGAAATTCTACGACTTACACCCCGGGGATGTAGTCACCATTGATGATATCACCATTGAAACCGCCCATCTGAATCATCCCAGTGAAGCCCTCGGGTATCGCGTCACCTGGGGAGGACATACCGCAGTTTACTGTACCGATACCGAACATTATCCCGATCGCCTCGATGAAAATGTCCTCTCTCTGGCCCGAAATGCTGATATCTTCATCTACGACGCCACCTACACCGATGAAGAATACTATCACCCCGTCACCCCTAAAATAGGCTGGGGCCACTCCACCTGGAAAGAAGGCATCAAAATCGCCAAAGCCGCTGGAGTCAAGCATTTAGTCATTTTTCATCACGACCCCTCTCATGATGATGAGTTTCTAGCTAATGTAGAATCTCAAATCCAAGCCGAATTCCCCGATGCCTTCCTAGCCAGAGAAGGCATGAAGTTAAATCTGATTTAA
- the panD gene encoding aspartate 1-decarboxylase, producing the protein MQRTLLLAKIHNCTLTDANLNYVGSISIDQTLMEAAGILPYEQVQVVNKSNGERLITYAIEAPGKSGAIELNGAAARLGAPGDRLIIMTYGQFTPEEVTTYSPRVVLVDEQNRLLEVRRYEELHTFSLV; encoded by the coding sequence ATGCAGCGAACTCTTCTCTTAGCAAAAATCCATAACTGCACGCTCACTGATGCTAATTTGAATTATGTGGGAAGCATTAGTATTGATCAAACCTTAATGGAGGCAGCCGGTATCTTGCCTTACGAGCAGGTGCAAGTTGTCAACAAATCTAACGGAGAACGGTTAATCACTTATGCGATTGAGGCCCCTGGGAAGTCTGGGGCGATCGAACTCAATGGGGCCGCAGCGCGTCTGGGTGCACCGGGCGATCGCCTGATTATTATGACCTATGGACAATTCACCCCGGAAGAAGTTACAACATATTCGCCTCGGGTGGTTCTGGTTGATGAGCAAAACCGTCTGTTGGAAGTTCGACGGTATGAAGAATTGCATACCTTTAGCCTCGTTTAG
- a CDS encoding inorganic diphosphatase, producing MDLTKIPAQPKPGLINVLIEIAGGSKNKYEFDKELGALALDRVLYASVQYPFDYGFIPNTLAEDGDPLDGMVIMDEPTFPGCVIAARPVGFLEMIDGGDPDEKILCVPDKDPRYAHVKSLKDIAPHRLEEIAEFFRTYKNLEKKKTEILGWHDVEKVMPLVEKCVKAGQKG from the coding sequence GTGGATTTAACGAAGATTCCAGCCCAACCGAAACCTGGTCTGATTAACGTCTTAATTGAAATCGCAGGCGGAAGCAAGAATAAGTATGAATTTGATAAAGAGTTAGGCGCTTTGGCCCTCGATCGCGTCCTGTATGCCTCGGTGCAGTATCCCTTCGATTATGGCTTCATCCCGAATACCTTGGCTGAGGATGGAGACCCCCTCGATGGCATGGTGATTATGGATGAACCCACTTTTCCCGGTTGTGTAATTGCCGCCCGTCCCGTGGGGTTTTTAGAAATGATTGACGGGGGGGACCCGGATGAAAAAATTCTCTGCGTTCCGGACAAAGACCCCCGCTATGCTCATGTCAAGTCCCTGAAAGATATCGCCCCTCATCGATTAGAGGAAATTGCTGAATTTTTCAGAACCTACAAAAATCTGGAAAAGAAGAAAACTGAAATTCTCGGCTGGCATGATGTAGAGAAGGTGATGCCTCTAGTTGAGAAGTGCGTTAAGGCCGGTCAAAAAGGCTAA
- the recN gene encoding DNA repair protein RecN: protein MLLSLRIENFALIDCLDLDFGRGLNVLTGETGAGKSIILDALDAVLGGKCTGRAIRTGTGRSLIEATFELEPPVAAYVRDQEIELLDGTLLVVSRELVFGKGGTMRSRSRLNGVLVNRQLMEQLRDRLVEITAQGQTVQLGQPTRQRDWLDAFAGPEVLALRQGVVTRYAEANAARQALEQSRQSEQQRLQRIDLLDYQVKELSEANLNEADELEQLEQERQRLSHVVELQEQSDRVYQSLYQQNDGSLAAADLLGEVEQTLRDMVAYDPELQGVLDVVNDALALAIEAGRQMSSYSSSLESDPDRLGEVEQRIGQLKQICRKYGPNLSAAIAYFHRIEAELEELTQADRAVEVLERRYQACQAELIQTCEELTHLRRTAALRLEQRLIEELKPLAMDNVQFQVQIEPVAPSSTGSDRIIFLFSPNPGEPLQPVAEIASGGEMSRFLLALQSCFVQVDSAATLVFDEIDAGVSGRVAGAIAQKLHQLSQGQQVLFVTHQPIVAAMADFHFRVNKQVIGSSEETPQATGPQLETANSPGNGSTLPAPIAPEERTVVRVTALDSEQRREELAQLAGGQGASEAIAWAQSLLNQAASVRQIQTRSS from the coding sequence ATGTTGCTGTCCCTGCGGATAGAAAATTTTGCCTTAATTGACTGCTTAGATCTGGACTTTGGGAGGGGTCTCAACGTCCTAACTGGGGAAACGGGGGCGGGAAAATCCATTATTCTGGATGCCCTGGATGCAGTGTTGGGGGGCAAATGTACGGGAAGGGCTATCCGCACGGGAACCGGGCGATCGCTGATTGAGGCCACCTTTGAACTGGAACCCCCGGTGGCGGCTTATGTCCGAGACCAAGAAATTGAGCTATTAGACGGCACTCTCCTAGTCGTGAGTCGGGAACTCGTCTTCGGGAAAGGAGGAACTATGCGGAGCCGATCGCGGTTAAATGGGGTGTTAGTCAATCGGCAACTCATGGAACAACTGCGCGATCGCCTGGTGGAAATCACCGCCCAAGGTCAAACGGTCCAACTGGGACAACCCACCCGGCAGCGCGATTGGCTGGATGCTTTTGCCGGTCCCGAGGTTTTGGCCCTCCGCCAAGGGGTGGTGACTCGCTATGCCGAAGCGAATGCCGCCCGACAAGCGTTAGAACAGAGTCGGCAATCAGAACAACAGCGCTTACAACGGATTGATTTACTGGATTACCAAGTCAAAGAGCTCTCGGAAGCAAATCTCAACGAAGCGGACGAATTAGAGCAACTGGAACAGGAACGGCAGCGCCTCTCCCATGTGGTGGAACTCCAGGAACAGAGCGATCGCGTCTATCAATCCCTTTATCAACAGAATGATGGGTCCTTGGCGGCGGCGGACCTGTTGGGAGAAGTGGAACAAACCCTGCGGGATATGGTTGCTTATGACCCGGAATTGCAAGGGGTCCTGGATGTGGTCAACGATGCCTTAGCCTTGGCGATCGAGGCGGGACGGCAGATGAGTAGCTACAGTTCCAGTTTAGAATCTGATCCCGACCGATTGGGGGAGGTGGAACAACGGATTGGCCAACTGAAGCAAATTTGCCGGAAGTACGGGCCCAACCTGAGTGCCGCGATCGCCTACTTCCATCGCATCGAAGCAGAACTAGAAGAACTCACCCAAGCCGATCGCGCAGTCGAGGTCCTAGAACGCCGCTATCAAGCCTGCCAAGCCGAACTGATTCAAACCTGTGAAGAATTAACCCATCTGCGGCGCACCGCTGCCTTGCGGCTAGAACAACGCCTGATTGAAGAACTCAAACCCCTGGCGATGGATAATGTCCAGTTTCAGGTACAGATTGAACCCGTAGCGCCCAGCAGTACCGGCAGCGATCGCATCATTTTCCTGTTTAGTCCCAATCCTGGGGAACCCTTGCAACCCGTAGCCGAAATCGCCTCTGGGGGGGAAATGAGCCGGTTTTTGCTGGCCCTGCAATCCTGTTTCGTGCAGGTGGATAGTGCCGCCACCCTTGTTTTTGATGAAATTGATGCCGGAGTCTCCGGACGAGTTGCCGGGGCGATCGCTCAAAAACTCCACCAACTCTCCCAGGGTCAACAGGTGTTATTTGTCACCCATCAACCGATTGTGGCAGCAATGGCCGATTTTCATTTTCGGGTGAATAAACAAGTCATTGGCAGTTCCGAAGAAACCCCCCAGGCGACAGGTCCTCAACTCGAAACCGCCAACTCCCCCGGGAACGGGTCCACCCTGCCTGCGCCGATTGCACCAGAAGAACGCACCGTAGTTCGGGTAACAGCACTGGACAGTGAACAACGACGAGAAGAATTGGCGCAACTAGCTGGGGGACAAGGAGCATCCGAGGCGATCGCCTGGGCGCAATCTCTGCTCAACCAAGCCGCCTCCGTCCGACAAATTCAAACCCGCAGTTCTTAA
- a CDS encoding GAF domain-containing protein, with amino-acid sequence MTAASPNPKAWDHNNSSAGAVIDVTPQIVDGGKPDPQRSTSASVSEPESSPANNSGGGGSLVQSKGTFTSFLAPLNKDSFTQVVKDVEGKLEVVNQTLSMLDSLLDSQGFDSILDEMLRSITLKTGELLGADRTTIFLLDEEKNELWSIIAKGAGGKALEIRIPADKGIAGEVATFKKVVNIPFDFFDDSRSGAAKEQFKKTGYRTYTMLCLPLLNEQGALVAVVQLLNKLKKIHDADAELSERINAKGFTEEDERVFEEFAPSIRLILESSKSFYKATQRQRAAAALMAATQSLSKSSLDLEETLKKVMDEAKQLMNADRSTLWLIDRDKNDLWTKIPIGPRGELKEIRIPMGVGYAGTVGKTGEPLNIPFDLYDHPGCETSKRVDQQSGYRTCSLLCMPVFNADGELIGVTQLVNKKKQGDHPPYEPAQWPEAPDCWKASFNRSDQEFMQAFNTQAGVALQNAKLFATVKQQEQMQRDILRSLSNGVISTDKAGNAIAANDSARQLLGLEPSDRIEGKSVRDLIQIKDGDFSKWFDAALTAKDDKSRQQYYPDQTLVAKDDKEQHSINLSINSIADASDRTNVYGALVVMEDISDEKRLKSTMYRYMTQEVAEQLLASGDTGLGGKRKEVSVLFSDIRSYTTLTEGMEAEDVVIMLNEYFESMVDAVFQYKGTLDKYIGDAIMAVFGSPLPLKDHAWCAVQTAVEMRRRLIEFNNHRTAAGKQILKIGIGIHSDEVVSGNIGSSKRMELTSIGDGVNLGSRLEGTSKMYGTDIVISEKTYSPCADKVYVRELDFITVKGKSEPVKIYELVGLRSDPISDHNMQIIESYTKGREFYLSRQFAKALQEFGKVLELDKNNKAASLQMDRCQHFVVEPPPDDWNGVWNLTEK; translated from the coding sequence ATGACAGCTGCATCTCCAAATCCAAAGGCTTGGGACCATAACAATAGTAGTGCTGGTGCCGTGATTGATGTGACCCCTCAAATCGTTGACGGCGGCAAGCCCGATCCTCAACGGTCCACATCTGCATCGGTAAGCGAACCCGAATCTAGCCCTGCAAATAACAGTGGCGGTGGGGGGTCTTTAGTTCAGTCCAAGGGGACCTTCACCAGCTTTCTCGCCCCCCTCAACAAAGACAGCTTCACCCAGGTTGTCAAAGATGTGGAAGGGAAGCTCGAAGTGGTCAATCAAACCCTGTCGATGCTCGACAGCCTCCTCGATTCCCAAGGGTTTGACTCGATTCTCGATGAAATGTTGCGTTCCATCACCCTAAAAACCGGGGAACTCCTCGGCGCGGACCGCACCACGATATTTTTATTAGATGAAGAAAAGAACGAACTCTGGTCCATCATCGCCAAAGGTGCAGGGGGTAAGGCATTAGAGATTAGGATTCCAGCGGATAAGGGAATTGCTGGGGAAGTCGCTACGTTTAAGAAAGTCGTTAATATTCCCTTTGATTTCTTTGACGATTCCCGTTCCGGTGCAGCTAAGGAACAGTTCAAGAAAACCGGCTACCGCACCTATACCATGCTCTGTCTGCCCCTGTTGAACGAACAAGGGGCATTAGTTGCGGTGGTTCAGTTACTCAATAAGTTAAAAAAAATCCATGATGCGGACGCTGAATTGTCCGAACGGATTAATGCCAAAGGCTTTACGGAAGAAGATGAGCGGGTATTTGAAGAGTTTGCTCCCTCAATTCGCCTGATTCTTGAATCCTCAAAGTCTTTCTATAAAGCAACTCAGCGGCAACGTGCCGCAGCAGCGCTCATGGCAGCGACCCAATCTTTGAGCAAGAGTAGCCTCGATCTGGAAGAAACCTTGAAAAAGGTGATGGATGAGGCGAAACAACTGATGAACGCCGATCGCAGCACCCTATGGCTGATTGACCGGGATAAAAATGACCTCTGGACCAAGATCCCGATCGGTCCGAGAGGCGAGTTAAAGGAAATCCGCATTCCAATGGGAGTCGGCTATGCCGGGACCGTAGGGAAAACTGGAGAACCCCTAAATATCCCCTTTGATTTGTATGATCATCCTGGGTGCGAAACCAGTAAGCGGGTGGATCAACAAAGCGGGTATCGGACTTGCAGTTTATTATGTATGCCGGTATTCAACGCGGATGGGGAACTGATTGGGGTGACCCAGTTGGTGAACAAGAAAAAACAAGGGGATCATCCCCCCTACGAACCGGCCCAATGGCCGGAAGCCCCTGATTGTTGGAAAGCCAGTTTCAATCGGTCCGATCAGGAGTTTATGCAGGCGTTTAATACCCAAGCGGGAGTGGCGTTGCAAAATGCCAAACTCTTTGCCACGGTCAAGCAGCAAGAGCAAATGCAACGGGATATTTTGCGAAGCTTGAGCAATGGGGTGATTTCCACGGATAAGGCCGGAAATGCGATCGCCGCTAATGATAGTGCCCGTCAATTGCTCGGTCTGGAACCGAGCGATCGCATCGAAGGCAAATCCGTTCGAGACTTGATCCAAATTAAAGATGGGGACTTTTCTAAGTGGTTTGATGCGGCATTGACGGCCAAAGATGATAAATCTCGTCAGCAGTATTATCCCGATCAAACCCTGGTTGCCAAAGACGACAAAGAGCAACACAGCATTAACTTGTCGATTAACTCCATTGCCGATGCCTCGGACCGTACCAATGTTTATGGTGCCCTGGTGGTCATGGAAGATATCAGCGATGAGAAACGACTCAAGAGCACCATGTATCGTTACATGACCCAGGAAGTGGCTGAACAGTTACTGGCCTCTGGGGACACCGGGTTAGGTGGCAAACGCAAGGAAGTCTCGGTCTTGTTCTCGGATATCCGCAGCTATACCACCCTCACCGAAGGCATGGAAGCGGAAGATGTGGTGATCATGCTCAATGAATATTTTGAGTCGATGGTCGATGCGGTATTTCAGTACAAGGGGACCCTGGATAAATATATCGGGGATGCGATCATGGCCGTGTTTGGGTCTCCTCTCCCCCTCAAGGACCATGCCTGGTGTGCGGTCCAAACGGCGGTAGAAATGCGGCGGCGGTTGATTGAGTTTAACAACCATCGCACCGCTGCCGGTAAGCAAATCCTGAAAATTGGGATTGGGATCCACTCTGATGAAGTGGTCAGTGGGAATATCGGGTCCAGCAAACGGATGGAATTGACCTCCATTGGAGATGGGGTTAACCTCGGGTCTCGGTTAGAAGGCACGAGCAAAATGTATGGGACGGATATCGTGATCAGTGAAAAAACATACAGTCCTTGTGCCGACAAGGTTTATGTTCGGGAGTTGGACTTTATTACCGTAAAAGGGAAAAGCGAACCCGTCAAAATTTATGAATTGGTCGGATTGCGATCGGACCCAATTTCTGACCACAATATGCAAATTATCGAATCCTACACGAAGGGACGGGAATTTTATCTGTCTCGGCAATTTGCTAAAGCTCTCCAAGAGTTTGGTAAAGTGTTGGAACTTGATAAGAATAATAAGGCGGCATCCTTACAGATGGATCGGTGTCAACATTTTGTGGTGGAACCCCCACCGGATGACTGGAATGGGGTCTGGAATCTCACCGAAAAGTAG
- a CDS encoding adenylate/guanylate cyclase domain-containing protein, producing MVNSSGDRQEVSVLFSEISGYSSLTENLEASEVARLLQDYFESMLEAVNQYRQNHEQQIEVACIGNGLIVVFGAPQFLENHGWMALQTAIAMHKKLDEFNHHRQEKNQPVIQMGIGINSDWTISNNIAENKSLQFSAVGDGVNLGNLLQGVSNQYGCNIVLGENTYRACEERIWARELDRIRMRSNYPPVALYQYLGLKGEAISDESKKVMEHYDLGRQYYLSRKFAIAMGEFATVLEINSHDRAARLHLKRCQRLLKEPPTEEWDGSWVAKKSWELAEH from the coding sequence ATGGTAAATTCTAGCGGCGATCGCCAAGAAGTTTCAGTCTTATTCTCTGAAATTTCCGGCTATAGTAGCTTGACGGAAAATTTAGAAGCCTCCGAGGTCGCCCGTCTGCTTCAAGACTATTTTGAGTCAATGCTGGAGGCTGTAAATCAGTACAGGCAGAATCATGAGCAGCAAATAGAAGTGGCTTGTATTGGCAATGGTCTAATTGTCGTTTTTGGTGCACCCCAGTTCCTAGAAAATCATGGGTGGATGGCATTGCAAACGGCGATCGCCATGCACAAAAAACTCGATGAATTTAATCATCATCGCCAAGAGAAAAATCAACCCGTGATTCAGATGGGGATTGGAATTAATTCCGATTGGACTATTAGCAATAATATTGCGGAAAATAAGTCCCTGCAATTTAGTGCCGTAGGCGATGGTGTCAATCTGGGCAATCTCCTCCAAGGGGTGAGCAATCAATATGGTTGCAATATTGTCTTGGGAGAAAACACTTATCGCGCCTGCGAGGAGCGCATTTGGGCCCGAGAACTCGACCGAATTCGGATGCGATCAAACTATCCCCCAGTGGCGTTATATCAATATCTAGGACTCAAAGGAGAAGCGATTTCCGACGAGAGTAAAAAGGTGATGGAGCACTATGACCTTGGGCGGCAATATTATCTCAGTCGCAAGTTTGCGATCGCAATGGGAGAATTTGCCACCGTCTTGGAAATCAACAGCCACGATCGCGCCGCCCGGTTGCATCTAAAGCGCTGCCAGCGATTGCTCAAAGAACCCCCTACAGAAGAGTGGGATGGGTCCTGGGTTGCTAAGAAATCTTGGGAACTGGCGGAACATTAG